One Cucurbita pepo subsp. pepo cultivar mu-cu-16 chromosome LG07, ASM280686v2, whole genome shotgun sequence genomic region harbors:
- the LOC111798362 gene encoding histone H3.3 isoform X2 codes for MARTKQTARKSTGGKAPRKQLATKAARKSAPTTGGVKKPHRYRPGTVALREIRKYQKSTELLIRKLPFQRLVREIAQDFKTDLRFQSHAVLALQEAAEAYLVGLFEDTNLCAIHAKRVTIMPKDIQLARRIRGERA; via the exons ATGGCTCGTACCAAGCAAACCGCTCGCAAATCCACTGGTGGAAAAGCTCCCAGGAAGCAGCTTGCTACTAAG GCTGCGCGTAAGTCCGCCCCAACTACTGGAGGCGTGAAGAAACCACACAGATACCGCCCAGGAACAGTTGCTCTTCG AGAAATTCGCAAGTACCAGAAGAGCACAGAGCTTCTAATTCGCAAGCTCCCATTCCAGAGGCTTGTTCGTGAAATTGCACAGGATTTCAAGACAGATCTGCGGTTCCAAAGCCACGCGGTTTTGGCTTTGCAAGAGGCGGCTGAAGCTTACCTGGTTGGGCTGTTCGAAGACACCAACCTCTGCGCCATTCATGCCAAGCGCGTTACAATAATGCCCAAAGATATTCAACTTGCCAGAAGAATTCGTGGGGAAAGAGCTTAA
- the LOC111799313 gene encoding uncharacterized protein LOC111799313 yields the protein MMSAQGLKKAIERNERLSKENSRLEDQLKKMKVIASKGQMAIHVAKQAEDRARKLNNEATKLTEDLNFFKEQHQMRKFSFASMEEVLVETALNDLVPGDTGLTVGQFLVANMNNESCRRLLHLSQSLRPSTHRALSLAAQIKTLEENNRQLQIRLSVAQGEVILLSDEIGRLLEDKEDSRPDPDFARKPPASSSSVKLRQNKRPRESSKSED from the exons ATGATGAGCGCGCAAGGCTTGAAGAAGGCGATCGAGAGAAATGAACGATTAAGCAAAGAGAATTCACGTTTGGAGgatcaattgaagaaaatgaaagtcaTTGCAAGTAAAGGGCAAATGGCTATCCATGTCGCCAAGCAGGCGGAAGATCGTGCGCGTAAGTTGAACAATGAGGCTACAAAATTAACCGaggatttgaatttctttaaaGAACAACACCAAATGCGAAAG TTTTCCTTCGCTTCCATGGAGGAGGTTCTGGTCGAGACGGCTTTAAATGATTTGGTTCCTGGGGATACCGGTTTGACCGTTGGCCAGTTCTTGGTGGCGAACATGAACAACGAATCGTGTCGAAGATTGCTACATTTGTCGCAGAGCTTAAGGCCTTCAACTCACAGAGCTCTGTCTCTGGCTGCTCAAATCAAGACCCTCGAGGAAAACAATCGACAGCTTCAGATTCGCCTCTCGGTAGCACAAGGGGAG GTCATACTATTGTCGGATGAGATTGGTCGGCTGTTGGAGGACAAAGAAGACAGCAGACCAGACCCAGATTTTGCCAGGAAACCACCGGCTAGTAGTTCATCCGTGAAG TTGCGTCAAAACAAAAGACCAAGGGAATCGTCGAAGTCGGAAGATTGA
- the LOC111798735 gene encoding glycine-rich cell wall structural protein-like, with protein MYYIAAAAATTNITATRYPQRRTLFDAAPLPGPDGGVGGGLGFNSGGFAMDAGGMTAVAGGAGGEAVGVGAGGCDLATGGRAGETLGAKVGPSLEDGGRAVRVGDAAGGIPGDRAAAEEANEAKRKAKRKVERGIVDGWKKVR; from the coding sequence ATGTATTacatcgccgccgccgccgccacaaCGAACATCACTGCTACAAGATACCCACAGCGGCGAACATTGTTTGACGCAGCGCCATTACCGGGACCCGACGGCGGCGTTGGCGGCGGATTAGGATTTAATTCCGGAGGGTTTGCGATGGATGCCGGTGGAATGACCGCAGTGGCAGGCGGAGCTGGAGGAGAAGCGGTCGGCGTGGGTGCTGGCGGATGCGACTTGGCCACTGGAGGGAGAGCCGGCGAAACCCTCGGAGCCAAGGTTGGGCCCAGCCTCGAGGATGGCGGACGGGCGGTCCGAGTCGGTGATGCGGCCGGCGGCATTCCCGGCGACAGAGCAGCGGCGGAAGAAGCTAATGAAGCGAAGAGGAAGGCGAAGAGGAAGGTAGAAAGAGGCATCGTTGATGGGTGGAAGAAGGTCCGATGA
- the LOC111798196 gene encoding uncharacterized protein LOC111798196 → MGTGWRKAFCTTVSRDSEKQSTSSATPNPSPRSCVRLGFFSNPSTPRSTSRQQPTSPGLRCRTAQDAANHRPSPQCNTSSSGSKSDKSRRGIVGSNPSSPRSPLKLSLFKNSFKFRSSCGICLNSVKTGHGTAIYTAECAHAFHFPCIAAHVRNHAALICPVCNAAWKDVPLLAAHKNLGPLTTQNDSRPKIEDKTMIESSPRAFTPRHDQKQDNPKVNSLEFRSYDDDEPLLSPTAGSRIIPIPEADENSNGDDVEEFQGFFVDPKPPPPPVKRSVQRTNVQVRLLPEAALISSGHSHETYAVALRVKAPPPPPPSQLCRAPIDLVAVLDVSGSMTGAKLSMLKRAMRLVISSLGSSDRIAVVAFSATPKRLLPLRRMTAQGQRAARRVIDMLVCSQGTSLGEALRKATKVLEDRRERNPVASIMLLSDGQDERIYSNQRPGTRHESSTRFGYIEIPVHAFGFGERGGYCHEPAEDAFAKCVSGLLSVVVQDLRIQLGFPNGSSPVVISAIYSCTGRPTVCSLGSVRLGDLYAEEERELLVELKIPTSATGTHHVMTMQCLYKDPSTQEVVYSREQDILNVNARPVAVRSSNPKIERLRNTFITTRAVAESRRLIEYDDHTSAHHLLASARSLLIQAGSPGADVYVRELEVELAELHWRRQHQQQHVITTTARSRRGDKEAPAMVDENGEPLTPTSAWKAAEKLARVAIMKKSLTSRVGDLHGFENARF, encoded by the exons ATGGGTACTGGTTGGAGGAAAGCCTTTTGCACCACCGTCTCTCGAGATTCTGAAAAACAGAGCACTTCCTCCGCCACGCCAAATCCCAGCCCCAGAAGCTGCGTCCGATTGGGTTTCTTCAGTAACCCTTCTACTCCTCGCTCCACCTCTCGCCAGCAGCCGACCAGTCCCGGTCTCCGGTGCCGGACCGCTCAAGACGCCGCCAATCACCGCCCTTCGCCACAATGCAACACCTCCTCCTCTGGTTCTAAATCGGACAAATCCCGGCGGGGAATTGTGGGGTCGAATCCTTCTTCTCCTCGTTCTCCGCTTAAACTCTCGCTTTTCAAGAACAGCTTCAAATTCAGA AGTAGCTGTGGAATTTGTTTGAATAGTGTGAAGACAGGACATGGGACGGCGATTTACACGGCGGAGTGTGCGCATGCGTTTCATTTTCCTTGTATAGCAGCTCATGTCAGAAACCACGCCGCTCTGATTTGCCCTGTCTGCAACGCCGCATGGAAAGACGTTCCTCTGCTCGCCGCCCATAAAAATCTAGGCCCATTAACGACCCAAAACGATTCCCGACCcaaaattgaagataaaaCCATGATTGAATCTTCCCCCAGAGCGTTTACGCCCAGACACGACCAAAAACAAGACAACCCAAAAGTGAATTCCTTGGAATTCAGATCCTACGATGACGATGAACCACTTTTGTCCCCCACTGCCGGAAGCCGGATTATCCCAATCCCGGAAGCCGATGAGAACTCCAACGGCGACGATGTGGAGGAATTTCAAGGTTTCTTTGTCGATCCaaagccgccgccgccgccggtgAAACGTTCAGTTCAGAGGACCAATGTGCAAGTCCGGCTGCTACCTGAAGCGGCGCTGATTTCTTCCGGGCATAGCCACGAGACCTACGCGGTGGCTCTGAGAGTGAAagcaccgccgccgccgcctccgtCACAACTCTGCCGTGCGCCAATTGATTTGGTGGCGGTATTGGACGTAAGCGGAAGCATGACCGGCGCTAAATTGTCGATGCTTAAACGCGCTATGCGTTTGGTTATTTCTTCGTTAGGCTCGTCGGACCGTATCGCCGTCGTCGCTTTCTCGGCCACCCCCAAAAGGTTGTTGCCGTTGAGGAGAATGACGGCTCAAGGCCAACGCGCTGCCCGGCGCGTGATTGACATGCTCGTCTGCAGCCAAGGAACCAGCTTGGGGGAGGCCTTGAGAAAAGCCACAAAAGTACTGGAAGACCGGCGAGAGAGAAACCCGGTTGCAAGCATCATGCTTCTATCCGACGGCCAAGATGAGCGTATCTATTCAAATCAACGGCCTGGGACACGACACGAGTCATCAACCCGGTTCGGCTATATTGAGATCCCGGTTCATGCTTTTGGGTTCGGTGAGAGAGGTGGATACTGCCATGAACCGGCGGAGGATGCCTTTGCAAAATGCGTGAGCGGTTTATTAAGCGTGGTGGTTCAAGACCTCCGTATTCAACTCGGCTTCCCGAACGGTTCATCTCCAGTTGTGATATCGGCCATATATTCCTGCACCGGGCGGCCCACGGTCTGCAGTTTGGGTTCGGTTCGGCTCGGCGATTTATACGCCGAGGAAGAAAGGGAATTACTCGTCGAGCTGAAGATTCCAACATCGGCTACTGGGACCCACCACGTGATGACGATGCAGTGTCTGTACAAAGACCCATCAACTCAAGAAGTAGTCTACAGCCGCGAACAAGACATCCTCAACGTCAACGCACGTCCTGTAGCCGTCCGATCATCCAATCCAAAGATCGAACGGCTCAGAAACACATTCATAACGACTCGCGCTGTTGCAGAATCCAGGAGATTAATCGAGTACGACGATCATACGAGCGCGCATCATTTACTCGCGTCGGCGCGCTCGTTACTAATCCAAGCCGGATCGCCGGGTGCTGACGTGTACGTTCGTGAGTTGGAAGTCGAGCTGGCAGAACTCCATTGGCGGAGACAGCATCAACAACAACACGTAATTACAACGACAGCACGTAGTAGGAGAGGCGATAAGGAAGCTCCGGCTATGGTTGACGAAAACGGTGAGCCGTTGACTCCGACGTCGGCTTGGAAGGCGGCGGAGAAGCTGGCCAGAGTGGCGATTATGAAAAAATCGTTGACGAGTAGAGTGGGGGATTTACACGGCTTTGAAAACGCTAGGTTCTAG
- the LOC111798360 gene encoding VQ motif-containing protein 9-like gives MDKSCQESVESTSTSSTGIGRDHGNLNLSKLSHKISKATPQLRKPGFDAPLNQNNPSFNNLQNRLQSAPPPVQTQQQQNLQAQQHQPPVYNINKNDFRDVVQKLTGSPAHERFSNPPPIQPPKPQSSRLHRIRPPPLAHVTNRPPPLNTNMPPPQQLLNNATAANFGLGGRPMTPLSPLPPLPTVHAAAESPVSAYMRYIQNSIPTADSNPPPPQGFSPLGPLVSSGWNNFAAQQQGTMPLPPSSAMLQSSHPQFPVPPSSPLPFGCLNSPMSSHGVFPSPNLTFSPSIGQLGFPQLPLSPTVPASSPRWIGD, from the coding sequence ATGGATAAAAGCTGTCAAGAATCTGTAGAATCGACCAGTACCAGTAGCACTGGCATAGGAAGAGACCATGGTAATCTGAATCTCAGCAAGCTATCCCACAAGATTTCCAAGGCCACTCCCCAGCTGAGAAAGCCTGGCTTTGATGCTCCCTTGAATCAAAACAATCCGAGCTTCAACAATCTGCAGAATCGACTTCAATCGGCACCACCTCCAGTTCAAACTCAGCAACAACAGAATCTACAGGCGCAGCAGCACCAGCCGCCGGTGTATAACATTAACAAGAATGACTTCCGAGATGTGGTTCAGAAACTTACAGGCTCACCGGCTCACGAACGATTCTCAAATCCTCCGCCTATTCAACCTCCTAAACCCCAAAGCTCTCGCCTCCATCGAATCCGCCCTCCTCCTCTCGCGCATGTTACCAATCGTCCTCCTCCTCTAAACACCAATATGCCTCCTCCACAGCAGCTACTAAACAATGCGACCGCCGCGAATTTCGGCCTTGGCGGACGGCCTATGACACCATTGTCGCCGTTGCCTCCACTTCCAACCGTCCACGCAGCAGCGGAATCCCCTGTCTCCGCTTACATGCGATACATCCAGAATTCAATTCCTACCGCGGATTCAAATCCACCGCCGCCGCAAGGATTCTCCCCACTCGGCCCTCTGGTCTCCTCCGGCTGGAACAATTTCGCCGCACAGCAGCAAGGAACAATGCCTCTCCCGCCATCATCTGCAATGTTACAGTCCTCACATCCGCAGTTTCCAGTGCCACCATCATCACCACTGCCATTTGGATGCTTGAACTCGCCAATGTCCTCGCATGGAGTGTTCCCTTCCCCGAATCTGACGTTTTCGCCATCAATAGGTCAATTAGGGTTTCCGCAGTTGCCGCTCTCGCCTACTGTTCCCGCGTCAAGCCCAAGATGGATCGGCGACTAG
- the LOC111798364 gene encoding O-fucosyltransferase 7-like: MLKRRRRAVVLLRKLLTCAICSIALLALLSVHLHFFPSSQVPGFSDSHKLPTQREFKHQRLSTENSWTQEIVPLHLSKAPVASRKLGSANLVLGLDKLWKPPSNRDFLPCVEPSSNYTSPGESRGYLLVHTNGGLNQMRAGICDMVAVARIINATLVIPELDKQSFWQDTSNFSDVFDEDHFISALSMDVKVVKKLPKELASSLKIVRHFRSWSGMDYYEEEIATLWEEFQVIRAAKSDSRLANNNLPSDIQRLRCRACYQALRFAPKIEALGKLLVDRMRSHGPYIALHLRYEKDMLAFSGCTHDLSPAEADELRMIRENTSYWKVKEIDPLEQRSKGFCPLTPKEVGIFLSALGYPSKTPIYIAAGEIYGGDSHMSNLQARYPLLMSKEKLASAEELEPFVNHASQMAALDYIVSVESDVFVPSYSGNMARAVEGHRRFLGHRKTISPDRKGLVRLFDKLDQGTMKEGKNLANRIFEMHKRRQGSARKRKGPISGTKGMDRFRSEEAFYVNPLPDCLCQREIPTGNMTIFR, encoded by the exons atgCTGAAGCGGAGGAGGAGAGCAGTGGTGCTGCTGAGGAAGTTGCTAACCTGCGCCATATGCTCTATAGCTTTACTAGCGCTTCTTTCTGTTCATCTTCACTTTTTTCCGTCCTCCCAAGTCCCTGGCTTCTCCGATTCACACAAGCTTCCTACG CAACGTGAATTTAAACATCAGAGGTTGAGCACTGAGAATAGCTGGACTCAGGAGATTGTTCCGCTCCATTTGTCCAAAGCTCCTGTTGCTTCTCGCAAg TTGGGCAGTGCAAACTTGGTTCTGGGTCTGGACAAGCTATGGAAGCCTCCATCAAACCGCGACTTTTTGCCGTGTGTAGAGCCTAGTTCGAATTATACAT CTCCTGGGGAGTCACGAGGTTACCTTCTAGTTCATACAAATGGGGGACTCAATCAAATGCGTGCTGGG ATATGTGACATGGTAGCTGTAGCTCGCATTATTAATGCTACCCTTGTAATTCCAGAACTTGATAAGCAATCTTTTTGGCAGGACACTAG CAATTTCTCAGATGTTTTTGATGAAGATCATTTTATCAGTGCTCTTTCTATGGATGTAAAAGTGGTAAAAAAGCTTCCTAAAGAATTGGCTTCTTCTTTGAAGATAGTTAGGCATTTTAGAAGCTGGTCAGGTATGGATTATTACGAGGAGGAGATTGCTACCCTTTGGGAAGAATTTCAG GTTATTCGAGCTGCAAAATCTGATTCACGATTAGCAAATAATAATCTACCTTCAGATATACAGAGGCTCCGTTGCCGTGCATGTTATCAAGCCCTCCGTTTTGCACCTAAAATTGAAGCCTTGGGAAAA TTATTGGTGGATCGAATGAGGTCCCATGGTCCTTACATTGCTCTACATTTACGATATGAGAAGGACATGCTTGCGTTTAGTGGATGTACACATGATTTATCTCCTGCTGAAGCTGATGAGCTGAGGATGATTAG AGAAAATACTTCATATTGGAAGGTAAAGGAGATAGATCCTTTGGAACAAAGATCCAAAGGGTTCTGCCCATTAACACCAAAGGAGGTCGGAATATTTCTTAGTGCACTTGGCTACCCATCAAAAACTCCTATATACATTGCAGCTGGAGAGATTTATGGTGGCGATTCACATATGTCCAATCTTCAAGCACGGTACCCATTACTGATGAGCAAG GAGAAATTAGCATCTGCTGAGGAGCTCGAACCTTTTGTCAATCATGCATCTCAAATGGCTGCCCTTGACTACATTGTGTCTGTTGAGAGTGACGTTTTTGTTCCTTCATACTCTGGGAATATGGCCAGAGCAGTCGAAGGTCACCGGCGATTTCTTGGACATAGGAAAACTATATCTCCTGACAG GAAAGGGCTTGTTCGTTTGTTCGACAAACTTGATCAGGGAAcaatgaaagaagggaaaaattTGGCCAACCGAATTTTTGAGATGCACAAGAGAAG GCAAGGCTCTGCGAGGAAGAGAAAAGGCCCCATTTCAGGAACCAAAGGCATGGACAGGTTCCGATCAGAAGAGGCCTTTTATGTTAACCCTTTGCCAGATTGTTTATGTCAAAGAGAAATACCAACTGGAAACATGACCATTTTCAGATAG
- the LOC111798361 gene encoding cytochrome c oxidase subunit 6b-1-like, which yields MAEAQSENAPSLAEQYSLEDKVEKVDIAEPSEVKEVENSENVPPPAEVVVKNDDPPVEADAADQGGDNTPVDENNEDASAAAAAAEQESSGAGDEENSGDQESSNEAPEIKLETAPADFRFPTTNQTRHCFTRYIEYHRCIQAKGEGAPECDKFAKYYRSLCPSEWVERWNEQRENGTFPGPL from the exons ATGGCGGAAGCGCAGAGCGAAAATGCCCCGTCCTTAGctgag CAATATTCATTGGAAGATAAAGTGGAGAAGGTGGATATAGCAGAGCCCTCTGAAGTGAAAGAGGTAGAGAACTCAGAAAATGTTCCTCCTCCTGCAGAAGTTGTCGTGAAGAATGACGACCCACCCGTTGAAGCCGATGCTGCCGATCAAGGCGGTGACAACACTCCTGTCGACGAAAACAATGAAGATGCATCggcagctgctgctgctgctgagcAAGAAAGCAGCGGAGCTGGAGACGAGGAAAATTCTGGTGATCAAGAAAGCAGCAATGAGGCACCTGAGATTAAG CTTGAAACAGCTCCAGCAGATTTCCGGTTCCCTACTACAAATCAAACTAGGCATTGCTTCACTCGCTATATTGAGTACCATAG ATGCATACAAGCGAAAGGGGAAGGTGCTCCAGAGTGTGACAAATTTGCAAAATACTATCGTTCTCTATGCCCAAGTGAATGG GTAGAGAGGTGGAATGAGCAAAGGGAGAACGGCACCTTCCCAGGTCCACTGTAG
- the LOC111798492 gene encoding auxin-responsive protein IAA9-like codes for MSPPPLDVGEGEECRSNVTLLASSNSMESVSQNNLGFEERNYMGLSDSSSEESCMTATKSDENKPSLNLKATELRLGLPGSESPERDSDISLRNSSQLDEKPLFPLHPSNDGLYPSPHKAVVSGNKRGFSDAMNEFSEGKYHSNLGLKPGSLLENLGSQMGKVKEASTQKVVQERPQENSETRPSQNETANNNTSAPVSKAQVVGWPPIRSFRKNTLATTSKNNDEVDGKAMPGTLFIKVSMDGAPYLRKVDLRNYSAYQELSSALEKMFSCFTIGQCGAHGALGVEKMSESKLKDLLHGSEYVLTYEDKDADWMLVGDVPWEMFIDSCKRLRIMKSSDAIGLAPRAVEKCRNRK; via the exons ATGTCTCCACCACCACTTGATGTCGGGGAGGGGGAGGAATGTCGCAGCAATGTCACTCTGCTGGCTTCCTCAAACTCTATGGAGAGTGTCAGTCAAAACAATTTGGGATTTGAAGAGCGTAATTACATGGGCTtatctgattcttcttcagAGGAGAGCTGTATGACTGCCACAAAGTCTGATGAGAACAAACCTTCGCTGAATCTTAAGGCTACTGAATTGAGGCTAGGCCTTCCTGGATCTGAATCCCCTGAGAGAGATTCAGATATCAGTTTGCGTAACTCGTCTCAATTAGATGAGAAACCGCTATTTCCTTTGCACCCATCAAATGATGGTCTCTATCCTTCACCACATAAGGCTGTTGTCTCCGGCAACAAAAGAGGGTTTTCAGATGCTATGAACGAATTCTCTGAG GGAAAATATCACTCTAACCTAGGTTTGAAACCTGGTTCTTTGCTGGAGAACCTTGGAAGTCAAATGGGAAAAGTGAAAGAGGCATCTACGCAAAAGGTTGTACAGGAGAGGCCTCAAGAAAATAGTGAAACCAGGCCATCTCAAAACGAGACTGCAAATAACAATACCAGCGCACCTGTTTCCAA GGCACAGGTTGTGGGTTGGCCACCCATAAGATCTTTCAGGAAGAACACATTGGCTACAACTTCAAAGAACAATGATGAAGTTGATGGGAAGGCAATGCCTGGAACACTCTTTATCAAAGTCAGCATGGATGGTGCTCCTTATTTGAGGAAGGTAGATCTGAGGAATTACTCTGCATACCAGGAGCTGTCTTCTGCCCTCGAGAAAATGTTCAGCTGTTTTACCATAG GTCAATGTGGAGCTCATGGAGCTCTGGGCGTGGAGAAAATGAGTGAAAGCAAGCTGAAAGATCTTCTTCATGGCTCAGAATATGTTCTAACATACGAAGATAAAGATGCTGACTGGATGCTCGTTGGTGATGTCCCATGGGA GATGTTCATAGACTCTTGTAAGAGGCTGAGGATTATGAAGAGCTCAGATGCAATTGGACTGG CTCCTAGGGCGGTGGAGAAGTGCCGGAACAGGAAATAG
- the LOC111798362 gene encoding histone H3.3 isoform X1 — protein sequence MSMQMARTKQTARKSTGGKAPRKQLATKAARKSAPTTGGVKKPHRYRPGTVALREIRKYQKSTELLIRKLPFQRLVREIAQDFKTDLRFQSHAVLALQEAAEAYLVGLFEDTNLCAIHAKRVTIMPKDIQLARRIRGERA from the exons ATGTCTATGCAGATGGCTCGTACCAAGCAAACCGCTCGCAAATCCACTGGTGGAAAAGCTCCCAGGAAGCAGCTTGCTACTAAG GCTGCGCGTAAGTCCGCCCCAACTACTGGAGGCGTGAAGAAACCACACAGATACCGCCCAGGAACAGTTGCTCTTCG AGAAATTCGCAAGTACCAGAAGAGCACAGAGCTTCTAATTCGCAAGCTCCCATTCCAGAGGCTTGTTCGTGAAATTGCACAGGATTTCAAGACAGATCTGCGGTTCCAAAGCCACGCGGTTTTGGCTTTGCAAGAGGCGGCTGAAGCTTACCTGGTTGGGCTGTTCGAAGACACCAACCTCTGCGCCATTCATGCCAAGCGCGTTACAATAATGCCCAAAGATATTCAACTTGCCAGAAGAATTCGTGGGGAAAGAGCTTAA